In Archocentrus centrarchus isolate MPI-CPG fArcCen1 chromosome 24, fArcCen1, whole genome shotgun sequence, one DNA window encodes the following:
- the mtfr2 gene encoding mitochondrial fission regulator 2 produces the protein MSVLVDDLYYVLRIVLEYFGVPPDMLIPVWNSPLCGQYRSIVRMIGTNLPLTPSPRVHFQVPLLSYRHRDYVEPTVDTPAIPSFADVMWVFEDEGESSAKTRNHLPQMKRRTVNQDVMRYPEPAFSQAQRGGQPVRQTSDPEALKKITALESELLKLRTQIALIVTTAPASGLIKSPDTPASPGISLSHPLPALTSTPRPMAPPPPPPPPPPPPCPSSFNGNSSVSENKKDGKDLDKDSLRTKNSGPSRNSENKGMPSMLDVLKDLNQVKLRSVNRSPGGTPVNRRRSKGGAALLNDPAALIAEALKKKFTHLRHNTSSDKENSYECSPFGSPESPKVPHRPRRSVGRRHL, from the exons ATGTCGGTACTAGTAGATGATCTTTATTATGTGCTGCGCATCGTCCTGGAGTACTTTGGAGTTCCTCCAGACATG CTGATTCCGGTGTGGAACAGTCCGCTGTGCGGTCAGTATCGCAGCATTGTGCGGATGATTGGAACAAATCTCCCACTGACACCTTCGCCACGAGTCCACTTTCAG GTCCCTCTGCTCAGCTATAGGCACCGTGACTATGTCGAGCCCACTGTGGACACACCAGCCATCCCTTCATTTGCTGATGTCATGTGGGTGTTTGAGGATGAGGGTGAGAGCTCTGCTAAAACAAG GAACCATCTACCTCAAATGAAGCGAAGAACTGTAAATCAAGATGTGATGAGATACCCAGAACCAGCATTCAGTCAAGCCCAGAGAGGAGGGCAACCTGTAAGGCAGACTTCTGATCCAGAAGCTCTGAAGAAGATCACGGCGCTGGAGAgtgagctgctgaaactgcGAACTCAGATTGCCTTGATAGTTACTACTGCACCAGCGTCAG GTCTGATTAAATCCCCTGATACCCCTGCTTCACCTGGGATTTCCCTTTCCCATCCACTTCCAGCTCTCACCTCCACACCTCGCCCCATggctcctccaccaccaccgcctccgccccctcctcctccctgcccTAGCAGCTTCAATGGGAATTCATCTGTGTCAGAGAACAAGAAAGATGGGAAAGACCTTGATAAGGATTCACTGAGGACTAAGAACTCAGGCCCCAGCAGGAATTCAGAAAATAAAGGGATGCCCTCCATGCTGGATGTTCTAAAAGACTTAAATCAAGTTAAATTGCGCTCAGTGAACAG ATCTCCAGGGGGCACACCAGTTAATAGGAGGCGCAGTAAAGGAGGGGCAGCTTTGCTTAATGACCCAGCAGCTCTTATTGCTGAAGCACTGAAGAAAAAGTTCACCCATCTCCGCCACAACACTTCCTCTGACAAAGAGAACTCTTATGAATGCTCACCTTTTGGCAGTCCAGAATCACCTAAG GTTCCTCACCGACCTCGACGCAGTGTCGGACGCCGCCACCTCTGA
- the armc1l gene encoding armadillo repeat containing 1, like has protein sequence MMDALSVVSQLRDLASEPQNREVIVQDQGCLPGLVLFLDHKDPDVLFATLQTLRYLAELSANIPTMKNELGMMVSLENVMARDGLSVDITSLAKEVYDILSAPANPPPVRRKKPQFFLNSSNKKAKSITLHIQGLDSTQRSLCEEALLKVRGVISFTFQMASKRCTVRIRSDLPTESLATAIAATKVLSAQQVVKNEAGEEVYIPLKSSGVDVPQNSALPDYLPEEEESPVREVDRAISRTTAKEDSSGSWLNAAASFLTKTFYW, from the exons ATGATGGATGCACTGTCGGTGGTGAGTCAGCTACGGGACCTGGCTTCTGAGCCCCAGAACCGCGAGGTGATAGTCCAGGACCAAGGCTGTCTCCCTGGGTTGGTGCTCTTCCTGGACCATAAGGACCCAGATGTACTGTTTGCTACTCTGCAG ACCCTACGTTACTTGGCTGAATTGTCTGCCAACATCCCCACCATGAAGAATGAACTGGGTATGATGGTGAGCTTGGAGAATGTCATGGCAAg GGATGGTCTGTCTGTTGACATCACATCTTTGGCCAAGGAGGTTTATGATATTCTCAGTGCACCTGCTAATCCTCCACCCGTGAGGAGGAAGAAGCCCCAGTTCTTTCTGAATTCTTCAAACAAGAAGGCCAAATCGATCACTCTGCACATCCAAGGCTTGGACAGCACT CAACGAAGTTTGTGCGAGGAAGCTCTCCTGAAGGTCAGAGGAGTGATAAGCTTCACCTTCCAAATGGCATCCAAGAGATGTACTGTTCGCATCCGTTCAGACCTGCCCACTGAG AGTCTGGCAACAGCCATCGCTGCCACTAAGGTGTTGTCAGCCCAACAGGTGGTAAAAAATGAGGCAGGAGAAGAG GTTTATATTCCTCTGAAATCATCTGGAGTTGATGTGCCACAAAACTCAGCCCTGCCAGATTACCtcccagaagaagaagagagcccTGTGAGGGAGGTCGACCGAGCAATTTCACGCACTACAGCTAAGGAAGATTCCAGCGGTAGCTGGCTCAATGCTGCTGCCAGTTTCCTCACAAAAACCTTTTACTGGTGA